From a region of the Chrysemys picta bellii isolate R12L10 chromosome 7, ASM1138683v2, whole genome shotgun sequence genome:
- the HMX3 gene encoding homeobox protein HMX3, giving the protein MPETGQETPSSQPPPQPKESPFSIKNLLNGDHHKAPPKQPRALFAPATKGALDGAGFALSQVGDLAFPRFEIPAQRFALQAHYLERSPASWWYPYTLTAAGGHLPRPEAAEKSLLRDSSPASGTDRDSPEPLLKAEPDHKELDSKSPDEIILEESDSEEVKKEENGEDWKAREDSPEKKPCRKKKTRTVFSRSQVFQLESTFDMKRYLSSSERAGLAASLHLTETQVKIWFQNRRNKWKRQLAAELEAANLSHAAAQRIVRVPILYHENSTAENGTSAANVPVSQPLLTFPHPVYYSHPVVTSVPLLRPV; this is encoded by the exons ATGCCTGAGACTGGACAGGAGacccccagcagccagccgccGCCGCAACCCAAGGAGTCGCCTTTTTCCATCAAGAACCTGCTCAACGGCGACCACCACAAGGCGCCTCCCAAGCAGCCCCGAGCGCTCTTCGCCCCGGCCACCAAGGGGGCTCTGGATGGAGCCGGCTTTGCCCTCTCCCAGGTGGGCGATCTCGCCTTCCCCCGCTTTGAGATCCCGGCTCAGAGGTTTGCCCTGCAAGCGCACTACTTAGAGCGGTCCCCAGCCTCCTGGTGGTACCCGTACACCTTGACCGCCGCGGGAGGCCATCTGCCCAGGCCAGAAG CTGCAGAGAAATCTCTCCTGCGAGACTCCTCCCCGGCCTCGGGCACGGACAGAGACTCCCCGGAGCCCCTACTCAAGGCTGAGCCGGACCACAAGGAGCTTGACTCGAAAAGCCCCGACGAGATCATTCTGGAGGAGAGTGACTCGGAGGAGGTGAAGAAGGAGGAGAACGGGGAGGACTGGAAAGCCAGGGAAGACAGCCCGGAGAAAAAGCCCTGCCGAAAGAAGAAGACCCGCACGGTCTTCTCCCGGAGCCAGGTGTTCCAGCTGGAGTCCACCTTCGACATGAAGAGGTACCTGAGCAGCTCGGAGCGGGCCGGGTTGGCAGCATCTCTGCACCTGACAGAGACCCAGGTCAAGATCTGGTTTCAGAACAGAAGAAACAAGTGGAAAAGGCAGCTGGCCGCAGAGCTGGAGGCTGCCAATCTCAGCCACGCTGCCGCCCAGAGAATAGTGCGGGTGCCTATCCTGTACCATGAGAACTCCACCGCCGAGAACGGCACCTCGGCTGCCAACGTGCCCGTCAGCCAGCCCCTCTTAACATTCCCTCACCCCGTCTACTACTCCCACCCTGTAGTCACATCAGTACCACTCCTGCGACCCGTCTGA